A segment of the Triticum urartu cultivar G1812 chromosome 1, Tu2.1, whole genome shotgun sequence genome:
CCCCAGGAATAGTGTGTGACCAGTGAGTACAGAGAGCAGGATTGCTATTTTGGGAAGAATATTAAAGGTGTGAGCTTCGCTGGTGGTGTGTGAGGAGTTTTCCTTTTGATGGCACCATGGAACAGCTTGTGGGCCGGCAGGGCCGCCATTGCCGGCGGCAATGCCTACCGCGACATGCCGGTCATTGTCAAGATGGAGAACCCCAACTGGTCTATTTCGGAGATTAACGGTGGCGGTGACAACGGCGAGGACTTCTTGGCCCGAGTAGGCGGGCAAAGGCGAAGAGTGAAGAACACGAAGCAGATCACATGGGTGTTTCGTCTCAAGGCCCACCGTGCCGCTGGTTGCCTAGCGTGGCTCACATCCGCCGCGGTTGCGCTGGGCGACGCTGCACGCCGCCGTGTTGTGGCCGGCCGGACGGACTCTGACGCCACTGATGGGGAATGCGAGGATGTGGCGGAACGGGCTCCCACTTCGAGGCGGTCTCGGTTCTACACGCTTATCAAGGCTTGCCTCATGATGTCCATCTTTCTCCTTGTTGTCGAGCTCGCCGCCTACTCCAACGGCAAGGGGAACCTCGTTGTCTTCATCAATTCTTTCAATGCGTCGTGGATACGCTTTCGTGCCGCCTACGTTGCCCCACCGCTCCAGCTCCTCGCCGACGCATGTGTGGTGCTCTTCCTAGTCCAGAGTGTCGACCGCCTCTTCCAGAGCCTCGGTTGCTTCTACATTCTCGTCAAACGCATCAAGCCTAAGCCTCTCTCTCCAGCACTGTCTGATGCAGAGGACCCCAATGCCGGCTATTACCCCATGGTGCTCGTACAAATACCAATGTGCAATGAGAAAGAGGTTTGCACCACTGCCACCACCTACAATTGCCCCCACAGTTTCAATAGATTCAAAAAAATTTATCATGATGGCTATCTCTTGTTTTATTTAGGTGTATCGGCAGTCGATTGCAGCAGTCTGCAATTTAGATTGGCCGAGGTCCAACTTTCTTGTGCAGGTGCTGGACGACTCCGATGACGTGGCAACGCAGGCATTGATCAAAGATGAGGTGGAGAAGTGGAGGCACAGTGGTGCACACATTGTGTACCGACATCGTGTCCTTAGGGAGGGCTACAAGGCAGGTAACCTCAAGTCGGCGATGAGTTGCAGTTATGTGAAGGACTACGAGTATGTCGCCATCTTTGATGCCGACTTCCAGCCATACCCCGATTTCTTGAAGCGCACTGTGCCGCATTTTAAGGTGGAATTCAACTATTGAATTATGTGAACGTATAGATTTTAGTGATTCTAGATTATGAACTCTTTCATTGGGTGGGTGCAGGACAACGAGGATCTGGGTCTTGTCCAAGCCAGATGGTCATTTGTGAACAAAGATGAGAACCTATTGACACGGTTGCAGAACATTAACCTATGCTTCCACTTTGAGGTGGAGCAACAGGTGAATGGTGTGTTCATCAACTTCTTTGGGTTCAATGGCACAGCTGGGGTGTGGAGGATCAAGGCTGTGGAGGACTCAGGAGGGTGGATGGAACGAACAACGGTGGAAGACATGGACATTGCTGTTCGTGCACACCTAAAGGGCTGGAAGTTTGTCTTTCTGAATGATGTTGAGGTGCATCTTGTGCCTAATTACTCATGGATTGCATTATTACATCATTACTATGGTAGATTAAATATCTTATGATATATCTTATGCTAATTTGTGTATCATCTCTGGGCAGTGCCAATGCGAATTACCAGAGTCGTACGAGGCTTACCGCAAGCAACAACACCGGTGGCATTCGGGGCCGATGCAATTGTTTAGGCTATGCTTGCCAGATATCATTAGATGCAAGGTATTGCAAGTGCTCTTTTCCTGCTCTAAAATCCAGTTCATAATTTTTGAGATAGTTGTACACTGTGATTAGAAATGCTACCAACATCGTAATATGTTTTATTGCTTGTGACATTTGTAGATTCTTCTTTTCCTAGACTTTTGTTTACATACTTATGATATCAGGTGCATTTGTGTGTTGCTTAAGGTTCTTTTCTTGAATACATACTAGAATTCATGTCATTGTATATGCTGCTCACTCAAGGTTTTTGTTTTCAATTATGTCGGCTATCCGTTAACTTTGGATAACATTATTATTTGTCAAAGATAGCAAGGTACTGCTCTAATGGTAGCTAATTTTGTTATGGCAGATTGTCTTCTGGAAGAAGGCCAACCTAATATTCCTTTTCTTCTTGCTACGCAAGCTCATCTTGCCTTTTTATTCCTTCACACTCTTCTGCATTATCCTCCCAATGACAATGTTTGTGCCTGAAGCTGAGCTTCCCAATTGGGTCGTCTGTTACATCCCAGTGTTAATGTCATTCCTAAACATTGTCCCTACACCGAAATCGTTCCCGTTTATCATCCCATACCTGCTCTTCGAGAACACCATGTCTGTTACCAAGTTCAATGCCATGATCTCTGGACTGTTCCAGCTAGGAAGTACATATGAGTGGGTCGTCACCAAGAAGTCCGGTCGATCATTGGAGGGTGATCTCATTTCCTTGGCGCCCAAGGGGTTGGAGCAACTAAAATATGGCTCAGTGCCAGCCATCAACCTAGCAATCAAGGAGCAATCGAAGGCCAAAAAGGAATCCAAGAAGTACAACCGAATATATAAAAAGGAGCTTGCCATGTCACTACTCCTCCTGTCCGCCGCCGCTCGCAGCTTACTATCAAAGC
Coding sequences within it:
- the LOC125522747 gene encoding putative xyloglucan glycosyltransferase 10; translation: MAPWNSLWAGRAAIAGGNAYRDMPVIVKMENPNWSISEINGGGDNGEDFLARVGGQRRRVKNTKQITWVFRLKAHRAAGCLAWLTSAAVALGDAARRRVVAGRTDSDATDGECEDVAERAPTSRRSRFYTLIKACLMMSIFLLVVELAAYSNGKGNLVVFINSFNASWIRFRAAYVAPPLQLLADACVVLFLVQSVDRLFQSLGCFYILVKRIKPKPLSPALSDAEDPNAGYYPMVLVQIPMCNEKEVYRQSIAAVCNLDWPRSNFLVQVLDDSDDVATQALIKDEVEKWRHSGAHIVYRHRVLREGYKAGNLKSAMSCSYVKDYEYVAIFDADFQPYPDFLKRTVPHFKDNEDLGLVQARWSFVNKDENLLTRLQNINLCFHFEVEQQVNGVFINFFGFNGTAGVWRIKAVEDSGGWMERTTVEDMDIAVRAHLKGWKFVFLNDVECQCELPESYEAYRKQQHRWHSGPMQLFRLCLPDIIRCKIVFWKKANLIFLFFLLRKLILPFYSFTLFCIILPMTMFVPEAELPNWVVCYIPVLMSFLNIVPTPKSFPFIIPYLLFENTMSVTKFNAMISGLFQLGSTYEWVVTKKSGRSLEGDLISLAPKGLEQLKYGSVPAINLAIKEQSKAKKESKKYNRIYKKELAMSLLLLSAAARSLLSKQGIHFYFLLFQGISFLLVGLDLIGQDIK